The nucleotide sequence TACCAAACTTTAAGAATCCCAAGAGCAAGAACGCTTCGCATACGCTTGCAATCATGGCAACGATTCTGGCGTTCTTCTTTGGTGGGATTACGTTCTTAAGTTTCTATATGGGAATTGCCCCAAATGGCCACGAAACAGTTTTATCACAAATCGGTGAAGGAATCTTTGGTCACGGGTTACTGTACTACTTGTTGCAATTATCAACAGCGATGATTTTGGCAGTTGCTGCCAACACTGGTTTCTCGGCCTTTCCAATCCTTGCCTATAACCTCGCTAAGGATAAGTTTTTACCCCATGCGTATTTGGATAAAGGTGATCGGTTAGGGTACTCAAACGGAATAATTTCGCTTGCTTTAGGTGCGATTGTTCTGATCCAAATCTTTAACGGTAAGACAAATTCATTGATTCCACTTTATGCTGTTGGTGTGTTTGTTCCGTTTACATTATCTCAATCAGGAATGATCATTCACTGGAAACGGAATCGTGGTAAGGCATGGCCATTTAAGATGACAATCAACTTTGTTGGTGCAGTTATTTCACTGGCGTTGGTTGTATTCTTGTTCTTACTAAGATTTGGTAATGTGTGGCCTTACCTAATCGTAATGCCATTAGTTCTAATGTTGTTTTACAAGATTAAGTCTCATTACATCAAGGTCGCTAAGCAACTTCGAGTTTCAGAAGATGACACTGAGTTAACCCCAGTTCATCATTTCGACGGATCAACCGTGATTGTTTTGGTTGGTGGGGTAACAAAGGTTACCGCTCGAGCAATTAGTTATGCGCAGTCAATCGGGGACTATGTTATTGCAATGCATGTCTCATTTGATTCTGATCCTGAAAAAGAGCACAAAATTTCAGAACAGTTTAGAAAAGAATTCCCAGACGTTAGATTCGTTGATATCCATTCGTCATATAGATCAATTACTCAGCCCGCTTTAAGGTTCTGTGATGTTATTGCAAAACGGGCGGCTGATCGGAATTATTCAACTACGGTTCTGGTACCACAATTTGTTCCTCATCACAGATGGGAACATGTTCTGCATAACCAAACTAGTCTGAGGTTAAGAGCAATTCTTAACTCCAGACAAAACATTATTGTATCTACTTATAATTACCACTTGCGTGAGTAGTTACCCAAACAAAAAACCGGTTAAAATGTCAATTTGCGAAATGCAGAGATGACTTTTAACCGGTTTTATTTTACTTAAATATTAAAACTACAATTTGATTAATGAATTAATCCCATCAAGTGGGCAAACGTTGGAACAACTAAGTCAACAACGATTGAGATGATAACTACGGCAATGGCTGCCATCGCACCAGGAACAGAACCGATTTGGATAGCTTTAGCTGATCCAACGGCGTGTCCTGCAGTACCAAGTCCAAGACCCATACCAATAGGTTCTTTTAGATGGAAAATCTTAATTAACCATGATGCCAAGGCGTAAATCAGAACGGCGTTTAAAATACATGCCATGGCAGTGATTGCTGGAGTACCACCAATTGCTCCCGAGATAGGCATTGCAATCGCGGTAGTAGCTGCTTGTGGAAGCAGTGATGCGATACCGTTGTTGTTGAGTCCCATAACCTTTGCAAGTCCGTAAATCAAGAATAGGGAAATAAACAGTCCAACGACAAGTGAAAGAACAATTTCTAACCAGAAACGTTTAACGACATCATTTCGTTTGTATAGAGGAACGGCAAACGCAATTGTTGCTGGATTCAAGAACCAGAAAATGATATCCCCACCTGGTTTATAAGCGTTGGTGTAGAACCAAGTTACATCAACTCCAAAGGATTTAGCCATTAGCCAAAGGATAAAAATACCTAAAACCATTCCAACAAATAGTGGTTGGAAAATAAATAAACCTTTGCTAATTTTAAATAGCCACTGGCCAAGCAGAAAGACTGCTAGTGAGAGACAGATCCCGAACACGGGCGTCCCCAAGTAAGTAAGAATTGTTGTTTGCATTATAGTCTCACCCTTTCCTTATATAAGATGTTATTCTTCGACGTTAGCGTTTTTATGGAAAACTTTTTTCCTAAGCATGATGAAGAATGATGTGGTGTAAGCAACAACAACAAGTAAGATAACGGTTGAAATAATAATTGCAATGATGAGTTGTAGACCTTGTGCTTTCATGATGTCCAGTGAGGCCGTCAATTGGATACCTGAAGGTACAAATAGAAAAGCAATCAGACTAATCATAAAATCAGCAAATTTTTCTACCCATTCTACTTTGATGATATGAAAAGTAAGTAATAAGTAGAGCAACACTAACCCAATAACTGGAGTAGGGACTGGAAATGTTGCTGGAAATAGTGGTGAAATTAAACTAGAAACGAATAATACTGCAGCAAAAATTCCCATTTGAATGAGAATTGGAGCTTCTTTTGTTTCTGCTTGTGTATTATTTTGTTTTTCAGCCATAATAAAAACTCCTTTCACTTATAAGTTAAATAGTGGTAACAAAACCTGATATCTTACAGTTTCAAGTATAAATGGTTTTGTGAAATAAAACAATTATGTACACTTGTAAGCGTTTTGAAAGTGAAACATTAAACAAAGATTAAGATTATGAGGTTTAGCCTAATTTATCCACGCCCATGCCTTGATTGACCTTGTATTTATTGGCTTTGGTTTGTATAATTTATTTAATACAGAATTGAGAGGTTTCAAACTTTGAGACTTGAAATAATTGTCTCCTTACTGGGGACCATGATAATATCAGCTGTTCTCACCCCGTTTATAAGGCAACTTGCATTTAAGGTTGGGGCAGTCGATAAACCTAATGCTAGGCGAGTGAATAAAATTCCGATGCCTACCATTGGTGGCTTTGCAATCTTTTTAGCCTATACCTTTTCCACGATG is from Lentilactobacillus curieae and encodes:
- a CDS encoding APC family permease encodes the protein MWRYIKRLLIGKPLKTTDEGGQSLTKFKALALLSSDALSSVAYGTEQITTILITLSAAAMMYQIWVAALVLVLLTAITLSYQQIIHAYPSGGGAYVVASTNWGQSAGLVAGGSLLVDYMLTVAVSTTSATEAITSAIPGLYKHQVLISCLIVIGIMLLNLRGMRESASFLTLPVYLFILMILGMVGYGIYQIATGNIQYHAAANVGSPVAGMTLILFFRAFSSGSSSLTGVEAISNAVPNFKNPKSKNASHTLAIMATILAFFFGGITFLSFYMGIAPNGHETVLSQIGEGIFGHGLLYYLLQLSTAMILAVAANTGFSAFPILAYNLAKDKFLPHAYLDKGDRLGYSNGIISLALGAIVLIQIFNGKTNSLIPLYAVGVFVPFTLSQSGMIIHWKRNRGKAWPFKMTINFVGAVISLALVVFLFLLRFGNVWPYLIVMPLVLMLFYKIKSHYIKVAKQLRVSEDDTELTPVHHFDGSTVIVLVGGVTKVTARAISYAQSIGDYVIAMHVSFDSDPEKEHKISEQFRKEFPDVRFVDIHSSYRSITQPALRFCDVIAKRAADRNYSTTVLVPQFVPHHRWEHVLHNQTSLRLRAILNSRQNIIVSTYNYHLRE
- the lrgB gene encoding antiholin-like protein LrgB — translated: MQTTILTYLGTPVFGICLSLAVFLLGQWLFKISKGLFIFQPLFVGMVLGIFILWLMAKSFGVDVTWFYTNAYKPGGDIIFWFLNPATIAFAVPLYKRNDVVKRFWLEIVLSLVVGLFISLFLIYGLAKVMGLNNNGIASLLPQAATTAIAMPISGAIGGTPAITAMACILNAVLIYALASWLIKIFHLKEPIGMGLGLGTAGHAVGSAKAIQIGSVPGAMAAIAVVIISIVVDLVVPTFAHLMGLIH
- a CDS encoding CidA/LrgA family protein — protein: MAEKQNNTQAETKEAPILIQMGIFAAVLFVSSLISPLFPATFPVPTPVIGLVLLYLLLTFHIIKVEWVEKFADFMISLIAFLFVPSGIQLTASLDIMKAQGLQLIIAIIISTVILLVVVAYTTSFFIMLRKKVFHKNANVEE